A genomic region of Haliotis asinina isolate JCU_RB_2024 chromosome 1, JCU_Hal_asi_v2, whole genome shotgun sequence contains the following coding sequences:
- the LOC137280260 gene encoding layilin-like, which yields MMLRLIIFAVCVVAALAGKCPKGYTKVKNPKMCFRLSEFKDTMKYKFAEAECQRTEGGRLVSLDTPKKYGIVAGYLFGLGDTSGDAGSKKFRVWIGLKRRSSGSSQFIWTSGSTNVPAWGVTEPDNGRGEDCGQLDTWGISDLHCDLKRRYICEIPL from the exons ATGATGCTGCGACTCATCATATTTGCTGTTTGTGTAGTGGCTGCACTTGCAG GCAAGTGTCCTAAAGGATACACGAAAGTTAAGAATCCCAAGATGTGCTTCCGACTCAGTGAATTTAAGGACACAATGAAGTACAAATTCGCCGAGGCTGAGTGCCAGAGGACGGAAGGTGGGCGCCTGGTCAGTCTGGACACGCCAAAGAAGTATGGCATCGTCGCTGGATACCTGTTTGGGCTGGGAGACACATCAGGGGACGCAG GTTCAAAGAAATTTCGAGTTTGGATAGGTTTGAAGCGAAGGTCGTCGGGATCGTCTCAGTTTATATGGACCTCGGGATCCACAAATGTGCCTGCTTGGGGGGTAACCGAGCCGGACAACGGTCGGGGGGAGGACTGTGGTCAGCTGGATACTTGGGGGATCAGTGACCTCCACTGTGACCTCAAGCGTCGATATATCTGCGAGATCCCCTTGTAA
- the LOC137280276 gene encoding layilin-like, which yields MMLRLIIFAVCVVAALAGKCPKGYTKVKNPKMCFRLSEFKDTMKYKFAEAECQRTEGGRLVSLDTPKKYGIVAGYLFGLGDTSGDAGSKKFRVWIGLKRRSSGSSQFIWTSGSTNVPAWGVTEPDNGRGEDCGQLDTWGISDLHCDLKRRYICEIPL from the exons ATGATGCTGCGACTCATCATATTTGCAGTTTGTGTAGTGGCTGCACTTGCAG GCAAGTGTCCTAAAGGATACACGAAAGTTAAGAATCCCAAGATGTGCTTCCGACTCAGTGAATTTAAGGACACAATGAAGTACAAATTCGCCGAGGCTGAGTGCCAGAGGACGGAAGGTGGGCGCCTGGTCAGTCTGGACACGCCAAAGAAGTATGGCATCGTCGCTGGATACCTGTTTGGGCTGGGAGACACATCAGGGGACGCAG GCTCAAAGAAATTCCGAGTTTGGATAGGTTTGAAGCGAAGGTCGTCGGGATCGTCTCAGTTTATATGGACCTCGGGATCCACAAATGTGCCTGCTTGGGGGGTAACCGAGCCGGACAACGGTCGGGGGGAGGACTGTGGTCAGCTGGATACTTGGGGGATCAGTGACCTCCACTGTGACCTCAAGCGTCGATATATCTGCGAGATCCCCTTGTAA